From Solanum lycopersicum chromosome 8, SLM_r2.1, the proteins below share one genomic window:
- the LOC101254720 gene encoding abscisic acid 8'-hydroxylase CYP707A2-like has translation MEFVSMFCLFSFISCSILLLHSVFKLFDCGVKKLPLPPGSLGWPYIGETFQLYSQNPSFFFASKVKKYGSIFKTHILGCPCVMISSPEAAKLVLVTKAHLFKPTFPASKERMLGKQAIFFHQGEYHAKLRKLVLRAFKPEAIKNIVPDIESIAITSLQSMQGRLINTYQEMKTYTYNVALLSIFGKDEMLYREDLKRCYYVLETGYNSMPINLPGTLFHKSMKARKELAKMLAKIISVRRETNQNHADLLGSFMGDQEDLTDEQIADNIIGVIFAARDTTASVLTWILKYLGENPSVLQAVTEEQEGIMREGEVLSWAHTKKMPMTTRVIQETLRAASILSFTFREAVEDVEFGGYLIPKGWKVLPLFRNIHHSPDNFSEPEKFDPSRFEVTPKPNTFMPFGNGTHSCPGNELAKLEILILVHHLTTKYRWSMMGPQNGIQYGPFALPQNGLPIMLSHKTS, from the exons atggAGTTTGTGTCTATGTTTTGcttgttttctttcatttcttgcTCAATTCTACTTCTTCATTCTGTGTTTAAGCTCTTTGATTGTGGTGTTAAGAAGTTACCTCTTCCTCCTGGTTCTTTGGGTTGGCCTTATATTGGTGAAACTTTTCAGCTTTACTCACAAAACCCAAGTTTCTTCTTTGCTTCAAAAGTCAAGAA GTATGGTTCAATTTTCAAGACTCACATATTGGGATGTCCATGTGTGATGATATCAAGCCCAGAAGCAGCAAAACTTGTTTTGGTCACTAAAGCTCATCTTTTTAAGCCTACATTCCCTGCTAGTAAAGAGAGGATGTTAGGGAAACAAGCCATTTTTTTTCATCAAGGAGAATATCATGCTAAGCTAAGAAAGCTAGTTCTTCGAGCATTCAAACCCGAAGCCATCAAAAACATCGTACCAGACATCGAATCGATCGCGATAACATCACTTCAATCTATGCAAGGAAGATTAATCAATACTTACCAAGAAATGAAAACA TACACATACAACGTTGCATTGCTTTCGATATTTGGCAAAGATGAAATGCTGTACAGGGAGGATCTAAAGAGGTGCTATTACGTGCTCGAAACAGGGTACAATTCGATGCCAATCAATCTCCCAGGAACACTTTTTCACAAATCAATGAAAGCACGAAAGGAGCTAGCAAAGATGTTGGCTAAAATCATATCAGTTAGGAGGGaaacaaatcaaaatcatgcaGATTTGTTAGGATCCTTTATGggagatcaagaagatcttaCAGATGAACAAATTGCAGATAACATAATTGGTGTTATATTTGCTGCTAGAGACACTACAGCTAGTGTCCTTACATGGATCCTTAAGTACCTTGGTGAAAATCCTAGTGTCCTACAAGCTGTCACA GAAGAGCAAGAGGGGATAATGAGAGAAGGAGAAGTGTTGAGTTGGGCACATACAAAGAAAATGCCTATGACTACAAGAGTGATCCAAGAGACACTTAGAGCTGCTTCAATCTTATCTTTTACATTCAGAGAAGCTGTTGAGGATGTTGAGTTTGGAG GATATCTAATACCTAAAGGATGGAAAGTATTACCATTGTTTAGAAACATTCACCATAGCCCTGATAATTTTTCTGAACCTGAGAAGTTTGATCCTTCAAGATTTGAg GTTACTCCAAAACCCAATACTTTCATGCCATTTGGCAATGGGACCCACTCATGTCCAGGCAATGAGTTAGCCAAGCTGGAGATTTTGATCCTTGTACATCATCTGACCACAAAGTACAG GTGGTCTATGATGGGCCCACAAAATGGAATTCAGTATGGACCCTTTGCTCTTCCCCAAAATGGCCTGCCCATTATGCTCTCCCACAAGacatcataa